In Streptantibioticus cattleyicolor NRRL 8057 = DSM 46488, a genomic segment contains:
- a CDS encoding type I glutamate--ammonia ligase, translating into MDTGGARERARQHAHEQAARLAAEGVDAVALTWVDNAGITRVKGIPASRLPHVARHGVGMSPIFDVYTSDDAVAPSPHLGGPDGDLRLLPDLRRLTVLAAQPGWAWAPVDRYDQRGAVHPACQRGFARRMADRAAAEGIAVTMGFETEWLAAEPGPDDPVVPAGHGPAYGMTRVVHHSGYLREVFTALAAEHVEVLQIHPEYTPGQFEVSTAPADPVAAADDLVLVRETVRAVTVRHGLRASFAPVVVAGQVGNGCHLHVGLRATADGTDLLRDGTGRYGMTPTGEAFLAGVVDALPALLAVGAPSPVSGARLIPSHWAGAFQCWGLENREAALRFVAGPPDEPGSANAEVKCFDAAANPYLVTGAVIAAGLAGVAAGLTLPEPVAGDPVHHPGAVRLPGTLTEAADRLAAHPVLAEALGEVLLGAVLAVRRAEAAQFEGHSPEKIAAAVRWRY; encoded by the coding sequence ATGGACACCGGTGGCGCACGGGAGCGGGCACGGCAGCACGCCCACGAGCAGGCGGCGCGGCTCGCCGCCGAAGGGGTCGACGCGGTCGCGCTGACCTGGGTCGACAACGCCGGGATCACCCGGGTCAAGGGGATCCCGGCGAGCCGGCTGCCGCACGTCGCCCGGCACGGCGTCGGCATGTCGCCGATCTTCGACGTCTACACCTCCGACGACGCCGTCGCCCCCTCCCCGCACCTCGGCGGACCCGACGGCGACCTGCGGCTCCTGCCCGACCTGCGGCGGCTGACCGTGCTCGCCGCCCAGCCCGGCTGGGCCTGGGCCCCGGTGGACCGGTACGACCAGCGCGGCGCCGTCCACCCCGCCTGCCAGCGCGGCTTCGCCCGCCGGATGGCCGACCGCGCCGCCGCCGAGGGCATCGCGGTCACCATGGGCTTCGAGACCGAATGGCTCGCCGCCGAACCCGGCCCCGACGACCCGGTGGTCCCGGCCGGCCACGGCCCCGCCTACGGCATGACCAGGGTGGTGCATCACTCCGGCTACCTGCGCGAGGTCTTCACCGCGCTCGCCGCCGAGCACGTCGAGGTGCTCCAGATCCACCCCGAGTACACCCCCGGCCAGTTCGAGGTCTCCACCGCCCCCGCCGACCCGGTGGCCGCCGCCGACGACCTGGTGCTGGTCCGCGAGACGGTACGGGCGGTCACCGTCCGGCACGGCCTGCGCGCCAGCTTCGCCCCGGTGGTGGTGGCCGGCCAGGTCGGCAACGGCTGCCATCTGCACGTCGGGCTGCGCGCCACCGCCGACGGCACCGACCTGCTGCGCGACGGAACCGGCCGGTACGGGATGACCCCGACCGGGGAGGCGTTCCTGGCCGGGGTGGTGGACGCGCTGCCGGCGCTGCTGGCCGTCGGCGCCCCCTCACCGGTCAGCGGGGCGCGGCTGATCCCCTCGCACTGGGCCGGCGCCTTCCAGTGCTGGGGGCTGGAGAACCGGGAGGCCGCGCTGCGCTTCGTGGCCGGCCCGCCCGACGAGCCCGGCAGCGCCAACGCCGAGGTCAAGTGCTTCGACGCCGCCGCCAACCCGTACCTGGTCACCGGTGCCGTGATCGCCGCCGGGCTGGCCGGGGTGGCGGCCGGGCTCACCCTGCCGGAACCGGTCGCCGGCGACCCCGTCCACCACCCCGGAGCGGTCCGGCTGCCCGGCACCCTGACCGAGGCCGCCGACCGGCTGGCGGCCCACCCGGTGCTCGCCGAGGCGCTGGGGGAGGTGCTGCTCGGCGCGGTGCTGGCGGTACGGCGGGCGGAGGCCGCGCAGTTCGAGGGGCACAGCCCGGAGAAGATCGCCGCGGCCGTCCGGTGGCGCTACTGA
- a CDS encoding heme o synthase — protein sequence MFVTAVESRPSGVVGTSPRHRPFGARVKAFVALTKPRIVELLLITTVPVMFLAAHGVPNLWRVLITMVGGYLSAGGANALNMYIDRDIDALMHRTEQRPLVTGMVSPAECLVFGITLSVVSTLMFGFLVNWLSAALSAAAILYYVFVYTLWLKRRTAQNIVWGGVAGCLQVFIGWSAVRNELAWAPFVLFLVLFFWTPPHYWPLSMKVKDDYERVGVPMLPVVAGNVVVGKQIVLYSWAMVAVSLALWWPVGATGWFYPVVATVLGAFWLKEAHALYGRAKAGVTGAGLKEMRLFHWSITYATLLFVAVAVDPFVR from the coding sequence GAATCCCGACCCTCCGGGGTCGTCGGGACGAGCCCTCGGCACCGGCCGTTCGGGGCCCGTGTCAAGGCGTTCGTGGCGCTGACCAAGCCACGCATCGTCGAACTGCTGCTCATCACCACCGTCCCGGTGATGTTCCTGGCGGCCCATGGGGTGCCCAACCTGTGGCGGGTGCTGATCACGATGGTCGGCGGCTACCTCTCGGCGGGGGGCGCCAACGCGCTCAACATGTACATCGACCGGGACATCGACGCGCTGATGCACCGCACCGAGCAGCGTCCGCTGGTGACCGGGATGGTCTCGCCGGCCGAGTGCCTGGTCTTCGGGATCACCCTGTCGGTGGTCTCCACCTTGATGTTCGGCTTCCTGGTCAACTGGCTGTCGGCCGCGCTCTCGGCCGCGGCCATCCTCTACTACGTCTTCGTCTACACCCTCTGGCTGAAGCGTCGCACCGCGCAGAACATCGTGTGGGGCGGTGTGGCCGGCTGTCTCCAGGTGTTCATCGGCTGGTCCGCCGTCCGCAACGAACTGGCCTGGGCGCCCTTCGTCCTCTTCCTGGTGCTGTTCTTCTGGACGCCGCCGCACTACTGGCCGCTGTCGATGAAGGTCAAGGACGACTACGAGCGGGTGGGCGTGCCCATGCTGCCGGTCGTCGCGGGCAACGTGGTGGTCGGCAAGCAGATCGTCCTCTACAGCTGGGCGATGGTCGCCGTCTCGCTGGCGCTGTGGTGGCCGGTGGGCGCCACCGGCTGGTTCTACCCGGTGGTCGCCACGGTGCTGGGCGCCTTCTGGCTGAAGGAGGCGCACGCCCTCTACGGCCGCGCCAAGGCCGGGGTGACCGGGGCCGGCCTGAAGGAGATGCGTCTCTTCCACTGGTCGATCACCTACGCGACGCTGCTGTTCGTCGCGGTGGCCGTGGACCCGTTCGTCCGCTGA